The Danio rerio strain Tuebingen ecotype United States chromosome 1, GRCz12tu, whole genome shotgun sequence genome includes a region encoding these proteins:
- the cldn31 gene encoding claudin-6, with the protein MANTGLQVMGVVLGVSGWVFGIVVCIAPWWRTSAFVGDELVVSQVLWEGLWMSCLSERGRLQCKIYDSGLALSGSMQTCRALCVLSLLLCVLALPLCITGLKCTHCLGEARDPKARLVRVGAVLFVAASFLFLLPVCWNAYVVISTFYDPNVPPVLKRELGPALYLGWVVALLMLVGGALMYLGSASPGAPLMPVFGRGGKVNPPSTAESKPEKVFV; encoded by the coding sequence ATGGCAAACACAGGCCTGCAGGTGATGGGTGTGGTTCTGGGCGTGTCCGGCTGGGTGTTCGGGATCGTGGTCTGCATCGCCCCCTGGTGGCGCACGTCTGCATTCGTGGGCGATGAGCTGGTGGTGTCGCAGGTGCTGTGGGAGGGGCTCTGGATGTCCTGTCTGTCGGAGCGGGGTCGCCTGCAGTGTAAAATCTACGATTCGGGACTGGCGCTGTCAGGATCCATGCAGACGTGCCGCGCGCTGTGCGTTTTGTCTCTGCTGCTGTGTGTGTTGGCGCTACCGCTCTGCATCACTGGCCTCAAGTGCACACACTGTCTGGGTGAGGCGCGGGATCCCAAGGCTCGACTGGTGCGGGTCGGCGCTGTGTTATTTGTGGCTGCCTCGTTTTTATTCCTGCTGCCGGTGTGCTGGAACGCATATGTCGTAATTAGTACTTTCTACGACCCCAATGTGCCGCCAGTGCTGAAGCGAGAGCTCGGCCCCGCCCTATACCTAGGCTGGGTGGTGGCGCTGCTCATGCTGGTGGGCGGAGCTCTGATGTATTTAGGCTCCGCCTCCCCTGGAGCTCCGCTCATGCCTGTTTTTGGAAGAGGCGGAAAAGTGAATCCTCCATCGACAGCAGAGAGCAAACCGGAGAAGGTGTTTGTGTGA
- the LOC100334305 gene encoding GTPase IMAP family member 8 produces the protein MSTKTRAEKTNQQNKRQQMYNMASGYKGSTHDVRIVLLGASGAGKSSMGNAILGAEVFKESGTRESEMQRGRVEDRNISIIDTPGFFNTHLTDEELQNEMMKSLYLCYPGPHVFLLIINLENLTDDHRNIVQEILESFGPQAMKFTMVLFTGREKLTNRKWKLFMESRKFQDVVNQCGGKYHAINSKNDIIPSHIRKLLEKIDEILKQNDGQHYDIDIRLKTPMKNRKENIKREKDTAVQKKQEPKKVVQETFHIHSVKEKSTTNVTERKDCVTYVTKIERMELYEDRFSRVLPEDRNDEEMMVMHSKSRRNSFTNMRKQEKCRKSSGTETQDQKKQHIAKEQHTLQTESLQKRHNKLDDCTDLRIVMVGKTGAGKSATGNTILRQKVFKEELSAKSVTKKCQKHQREVSGRIISIIDTPGLCDTSIGEEDLKKEIEKCVYMSAPGPHVFLLVLRLDVRLTNEEKNTVKWIQENFGEEANRGERSNHLHHRHSGTV, from the exons ATGTCCACAAAGACACGGGCAGAAAAAACTAATCAGCAAAACAAACGGCAACAAATGTACAACATGGCATCAGGATATAAAG GTAGTACACATGATGTGAGGATTGTGCTCCTGGGAGCTTCTGGAGCTGGAAAGAGTTCAATGGGGAATGCAATACTGGGTGCAGAGGTGTTTAAAGAGAGCGGAACGAGAGAGagtgagatgcagagaggaagaGTAGAAGACAGAAACATCTCCATCATCGACACTCCAGGATTCTTCAACACTCACCTGACTGATGAAGAGCTGCAGAATGAAATGATGAAGAGTCTTTATCTCTGCTATCCTGGACCTCATGTGTTTCTGCTCATCATCAATCTGGAGAACTTGACTGACGACCACAGGAACATTGTGCAGGAAATCCTGGAGAGCTTTGGTCCTCAAGCCATGAAGTTCACAATGGTGCTGTTTACCGGAAGAGAGAAATTAACAAACAGAAAATGGAAGCTCTTTATGGAAAGTAGAAAGTTTCAGGACGTAGTCAATCAATGTGGAGGTAAATATCACgctatcaacagtaaaaatgacattattccaAGTCACATCAGAAAGCTGCTGGAGAAGATTGATGAAATCCTCAAGCAGAATGATGGCCAGCATTACGACATTGATATTCGCTTAAAAACTCCAATGAAGAACAGGAAAGAAAATATTAAACGAGAGAAGGACACTGCCGTGCAAAAGAAGCAAGAGCCGAAGAAAGTAGTGCAGGAGACATTTCATATACACAGTGTAAAGGAAAAGAGCACAACAAATGTGACTGAAAGGAAGGACTGTGTTACTTACGTGACTAAAATTGAGAGAATGGAATTATATGAGGACAGATTCTCTCGAGTTCTACCTGAAGATAGGAATGATGAAGAGATGATGGTAATGCATTCAAAATCAAGGAGAAACTCTTTTACCAATATGAGAAAGCAGGAAAAATGCAGGAAAAGTAGTGGCACTGAAACACAGGACCAGAAAAAACAACATATAGCGAAAGAACAACATACATTGCAAACAG AGTCCCTACAGAAAAGACACAACAAGCTTGATGATTGCACTGATCTCAGGATCGTGATGGTGGGTAAAACCGGAGCCGGAAAGAGCGCCACAGGAAACACCATCCTGAGACAAAAAGTGTTTAAGGAAGAACTATCAGCTAAATCTGTGACCAAGAAATGCCAGAAACACCAGCGGGAGGTGAGCGGTCGAATCATCTCCATCATCGACACTCCGGGACTGTGTGACACGTCAATCGGCGAAGAAGACCTCAAGAAAGAAATCGAGAAATGTGTCTACATGTCTGCTCCCGGTCCTCACGTGTTCCTGCTGGTGCTCAGACTGGACGTCAGACTCACAAACGAAGAGAAAAACACTGTGAAATGGATCCAGGAGAACTTTGGAGAAGAAGCTAATCGGGGTGAGCGGTCGAATCATCTCCATCATCGACACTCCGGGACTGTGTGA